A genomic segment from Helicobacter sp. NHP19-012 encodes:
- the trpD gene encoding anthranilate phosphoribosyltransferase: MPLYTDLLSQLCAKEDLREDQVWAFWTGVLSGQFSDIELGALLIALKCKGESPQEIASSVQACLQESQALNIPFAVVDNCGTGGDGSKSFNISTISAFVCATLGVKMAKAGNYSSSGSGSAEFLEHLGFNIHLSPKQVTQSLDLANFAFLFAPIFYPSFAKVTPLRKALKTRTLFNLLGPLLNPLRPKAQLLGVATPKLCYPLACTLQNLGLERALVVHGSGCDEIAVHGETLVCELRGGQIKQYTLEPKDFGLKSHSLEALKVQSVQESGHICLDLLQGGGSEAQKASVIANSAGVLFVAGWVKDFKEGAKLARECLESKQAYTHLQRMVQLSHA, encoded by the coding sequence ATGCCCCTTTACACAGATTTACTAAGCCAGCTTTGCGCCAAAGAGGATTTAAGGGAGGATCAGGTGTGGGCATTTTGGACAGGCGTTTTAAGCGGGCAGTTTAGCGACATTGAGTTAGGGGCTTTACTCATCGCCCTAAAGTGCAAGGGCGAAAGCCCGCAAGAGATCGCAAGCAGCGTGCAGGCATGTTTGCAAGAGAGCCAAGCCCTAAATATCCCCTTTGCGGTTGTGGATAATTGTGGCACGGGTGGAGATGGCAGCAAAAGCTTTAATATCAGCACGATCAGTGCCTTTGTGTGCGCCACGCTAGGCGTGAAAATGGCTAAAGCGGGCAATTACAGCTCAAGCGGGAGCGGGAGTGCCGAATTTTTAGAGCACTTGGGTTTCAACATCCACCTAAGCCCCAAACAGGTTACGCAAAGCCTGGATTTAGCTAACTTCGCCTTCCTCTTTGCCCCCATTTTCTACCCCAGCTTTGCCAAGGTCACCCCCTTAAGAAAAGCCCTGAAAACCCGCACCCTCTTTAATTTGCTAGGACCGCTCTTAAACCCCCTACGCCCCAAAGCCCAGCTTTTAGGCGTGGCCACCCCCAAATTGTGTTACCCCCTTGCTTGCACCCTGCAAAATTTGGGCCTAGAGCGCGCGTTAGTGGTGCACGGCTCAGGCTGTGATGAGATCGCCGTGCACGGGGAAACTTTAGTCTGCGAGCTAAGGGGGGGGCAAATCAAACAATACACGCTAGAGCCTAAAGACTTTGGACTCAAAAGCCACTCGCTAGAGGCGTTGAAGGTGCAAAGCGTGCAAGAGAGTGGGCACATTTGTTTAGACTTACTGCAAGGAGGGGGCAGCGAGGCGCAAAAAGCGAGTGTGATTGCCAACAGCGCAGGGGTGTTGTTTGTGGCTGGATGGGTTAAAGATTTTAAAGAGGGCGCCAAGCTTGCTAGAGAGTGTTTAGAGAGTAAACAAGCCTACACCCACTTACAAAGGATGGTGCAATTAAGCCATGCATGA
- the trpCF gene encoding bifunctional indole-3-glycerol-phosphate synthase TrpC/phosphoribosylanthranilate isomerase TrpF, giving the protein MHDLLKTMLEHKRKEVQALKERYSLPAELKASQRNFKEALQERRTSFILECKQASPSKGLIRSPFDLVKIAKVYEKYATCISVLTDEKYFKGAFENLRIVAQHSTKPLLCKDFILDPFQVRLARLMGADAILLMLSVLNDESYTELAALAKSLNMAVLTEVSNQAELQRALTLNAPIVGINNRDLKTLKVDINTTLELAPLIPEDKILISESGINSHAVVKQLCHKVQGFLVGSHLMAQKNLEKACKKLILGENKVCGLRRAKDARAVYKHGFIYGGLIFDPQSPRYIAPKKAKKLIEKVPKLDFVGVFVQAKPKTIIKRVYQLGLKAVQLHGRYSAEDLSLLQNALDCPVWAVASIDPHAKKLPQIPSTPLVLFDSKGARAGGNGVAFSWELLEGFKRPFMLAGGLNASNLEKAVAIGALGLDLNSGLESAPGKKSGQKIAQVAKMLREY; this is encoded by the coding sequence ATGCATGACTTGCTAAAAACCATGTTAGAGCACAAGAGAAAAGAGGTGCAGGCCCTGAAAGAACGCTATAGCCTACCCGCTGAGCTTAAAGCCAGCCAAAGAAATTTTAAGGAGGCTTTGCAAGAGCGGCGCACGAGTTTTATTTTAGAGTGCAAACAAGCCTCCCCCTCTAAGGGCTTGATTAGAAGCCCCTTTGACTTGGTAAAAATCGCTAAGGTGTATGAAAAGTACGCCACTTGCATTTCGGTGCTGACTGATGAGAAGTATTTTAAGGGGGCGTTTGAGAACCTGCGTATCGTGGCCCAGCACTCCACCAAGCCCCTTTTATGCAAAGACTTTATCCTGGACCCCTTCCAGGTGCGCCTAGCGCGGCTTATGGGTGCGGATGCGATTTTATTGATGCTTAGCGTGCTTAATGATGAGAGTTATACAGAATTAGCCGCCCTCGCCAAGTCTTTAAACATGGCGGTTTTAACTGAAGTGAGTAATCAAGCAGAGTTGCAACGTGCACTTACCTTAAATGCCCCCATTGTGGGTATCAACAATCGAGATTTAAAAACCCTCAAAGTGGATATTAACACCACCCTAGAGCTCGCCCCTTTGATCCCTGAGGATAAAATCCTCATTAGCGAGTCGGGGATCAACTCACACGCAGTGGTGAAACAGCTATGCCACAAGGTGCAGGGCTTCTTGGTGGGCAGCCATCTTATGGCACAAAAAAACCTAGAAAAAGCGTGTAAAAAGCTCATTTTAGGGGAAAATAAAGTCTGTGGGCTCAGGCGGGCAAAGGATGCTAGGGCGGTGTATAAACATGGCTTCATTTACGGCGGGCTCATTTTTGACCCCCAAAGCCCACGCTACATTGCGCCCAAGAAGGCCAAAAAGCTCATTGAAAAAGTGCCTAAGTTGGACTTTGTGGGCGTGTTCGTGCAAGCCAAGCCCAAGACGATCATTAAAAGAGTCTACCAGCTAGGGCTTAAGGCGGTGCAATTGCACGGCCGTTATAGTGCAGAGGATTTAAGCCTACTACAAAATGCCCTAGATTGCCCCGTGTGGGCGGTGGCAAGCATTGACCCGCATGCTAAAAAATTGCCCCAAATCCCAAGTACTCCTTTAGTGTTGTTTGATAGCAAGGGGGCGAGGGCGGGGGGCAATGGCGTGGCGTTTTCTTGGGAGCTTTTAGAGGGCTTTAAACGCCCCTTTATGCTTGCCGGTGGGCTTAATGCGAGCAATTTAGAAAAGGCAGTGGCCATAGGGGCTCTAGGGCTTGATTTAAACTCAGGACTAGAGAGCGCGCCGGGCAAAAAGAGCGGGCAAAAAATCGCCCAAGTGGCGAAAATGTTACGGGAGTATTGA
- the trpB gene encoding tryptophan synthase subunit beta, whose protein sequence is MQRYFGEFGGGFVPELLVPALTQLEQAFEACLKDSGFQAALSELLKDFVGRPSPLTLVKNFCPNPKVKMYLKREDLIHGGAHKTNQALGQALLAQKIGKKRVIAETGAGQHGVATAIACALLGLECVVYMGAKDIERQKQNVFRMRLLGAQVQSVESGSASLKDAINEALRDWASSYATTHYLLGTAAGPHPYPQMVKHFQSVIGIEARAQILEKEGKLPDSVIACVGGGSNAIGIFAGFLEDTAVGLVGVEPGGLGLDTNKHGATLCKGSVGILHGCKTYILQDEQGQIQESHSISAGLDYPGVGPEHSYLKTSGRAQYVAVSDEEALEAFVRLSQSEGIIPALESAHALAYAYKLAKECKTESLILVNLSGRGDKDLATVQGALGVC, encoded by the coding sequence ATGCAGCGGTATTTTGGAGAATTTGGGGGGGGCTTTGTGCCCGAGCTGTTGGTCCCCGCCCTCACACAATTAGAGCAGGCGTTTGAGGCTTGTTTAAAAGACAGCGGGTTTCAAGCCGCATTAAGTGAGCTTTTAAAGGACTTTGTAGGTCGGCCAAGCCCTTTAACTTTGGTGAAGAACTTTTGCCCCAACCCTAAAGTGAAAATGTATTTAAAACGAGAGGACTTGATCCATGGGGGGGCGCACAAGACTAATCAGGCTTTAGGGCAAGCCCTCTTAGCGCAAAAAATAGGTAAAAAGCGTGTGATTGCCGAAACGGGGGCGGGACAACACGGCGTGGCAACCGCCATTGCCTGCGCGCTCTTGGGGCTAGAGTGTGTGGTGTATATGGGGGCTAAGGACATCGAGCGGCAAAAGCAAAATGTCTTTAGGATGCGCTTACTTGGCGCACAGGTGCAATCTGTGGAGAGCGGATCGGCAAGTTTAAAGGACGCGATCAATGAAGCCCTTAGAGATTGGGCAAGCTCTTATGCCACCACCCACTACCTTCTAGGCACCGCTGCTGGCCCGCACCCCTACCCACAGATGGTTAAACATTTCCAAAGCGTGATCGGCATAGAGGCTAGAGCGCAGATTTTAGAAAAGGAGGGCAAACTGCCCGACTCTGTCATCGCTTGCGTGGGCGGGGGCTCTAATGCGATTGGCATTTTTGCCGGCTTTTTAGAAGATACAGCTGTGGGCTTGGTTGGGGTTGAACCCGGAGGGCTTGGGCTAGACACCAACAAACATGGGGCGACTTTATGCAAGGGGAGTGTGGGGATTTTGCACGGGTGCAAGACTTATATTTTGCAAGATGAGCAGGGGCAGATCCAAGAGAGCCATAGCATTTCGGCTGGGCTAGATTACCCCGGTGTGGGGCCAGAGCATAGCTATTTAAAAACAAGCGGGCGGGCGCAGTATGTGGCGGTGAGTGATGAAGAGGCTTTAGAGGCGTTTGTGCGTTTAAGCCAAAGCGAGGGTATCATCCCCGCCCTAGAGAGCGCACACGCCCTAGCTTATGCCTATAAACTTGCCAAAGAGTGCAAGACAGAGAGCTTAATTCTTGTCAACTTAAGCGGTCGGGGGGATAAGGACCTAGCCACAGTGCAGGGGGCGTTGGGGGTGTGTTAG
- the carA gene encoding glutamine-hydrolyzing carbamoyl-phosphate synthase small subunit, with translation MKATLYFENGLFLEAMSFGASGAVAGEAVFNTAMSGYEEVITDPSYLGQFIVFSTPEVGVVGANEQDRESPSSFCAGILVRHTPSIHSNFRAGQSLSVFLQQHGVLGVSGLDTRALVGMLRDEGAMGVVVSTNGLDKQELQEILRSSTSIAEQHLIPPFSRKEAHTQGTFDFASLNYQSPTLSSAVGVLDLGVKSNILNNLAQVGLKPVCFAPDTKAQTLIEAYKKGEIKGVLLSNGPGDPLRLKSVIHEISQLIEEQIPMLGICLGHQLLSIAHGYPTYKLKFGHHGSNHPVLNLQTGRIEVSAQNHNYCVPESIAKVATITHKNLFDHTIEGVCYKNAPIISVQHHPEASPGPHDGLYIFKEFERMVHYG, from the coding sequence ATGAAAGCCACGCTCTACTTTGAAAATGGCTTGTTCTTAGAGGCCATGAGCTTTGGGGCTAGTGGGGCTGTGGCCGGCGAGGCGGTTTTTAACACCGCCATGAGCGGGTATGAAGAAGTCATCACCGATCCAAGTTACCTTGGACAATTTATTGTTTTTAGCACCCCTGAAGTGGGCGTGGTGGGGGCAAACGAGCAAGATCGCGAGTCGCCAAGTAGCTTTTGTGCGGGCATTTTAGTGCGCCACACCCCAAGTATTCACTCCAACTTTAGGGCGGGGCAGTCCTTAAGTGTGTTCTTGCAACAGCACGGGGTGTTGGGCGTGAGTGGCTTAGACACGAGGGCGTTGGTGGGCATGCTAAGAGATGAGGGGGCGATGGGCGTGGTGGTTTCCACCAATGGGCTAGATAAGCAGGAATTGCAAGAGATCTTGCGCTCTTCTACTAGCATTGCCGAGCAACATTTGATCCCCCCATTTAGCCGTAAAGAAGCCCACACGCAAGGCACTTTTGACTTTGCAAGCTTGAACTACCAAAGCCCCACACTCTCAAGTGCCGTTGGGGTTTTGGATTTGGGCGTGAAGAGCAATATTTTAAACAACCTCGCCCAAGTGGGGCTAAAGCCTGTATGTTTCGCCCCCGACACAAAGGCACAAACCTTGATTGAAGCCTATAAAAAGGGTGAAATTAAGGGCGTGTTGCTCTCTAATGGTCCGGGCGATCCTTTGCGTTTAAAAAGCGTGATCCACGAAATTAGCCAGCTCATTGAAGAACAAATCCCCATGCTGGGCATTTGTCTAGGGCATCAGCTCTTAAGCATCGCACATGGCTATCCCACTTATAAGCTCAAATTCGGGCATCACGGCAGCAACCACCCCGTGCTAAACCTACAAACCGGGCGCATTGAAGTGAGCGCACAAAACCACAACTACTGCGTGCCAGAGAGTATTGCCAAAGTCGCTACAATCACACATAAAAATCTTTTCGACCACACCATTGAGGGTGTGTGCTACAAAAACGCCCCCATTATTTCCGTCCAACACCATCCTGAGGCAAGTCCCGGTCCTCACGATGGGTTGTATATCTTTAAAGAATTTGAAAGGATGGTGCACTATGGATAA
- a CDS encoding DUF507 family protein, translated as MRLKPNHVRYIVSKIAQDLVQSPLLELKGSLEVLTKITQAVLQEHVSQEAAIDDRVRDLLEENLDQIEFMRMDERRLFWDIKKQVALENGFALGWEDRCNLLSHEILEKILDEDLLMFSVSENRIRNVIFKSIDTYAKLYESVETEVSEKIKHYKRKLPVGSDEYELVFERMYEEELRRKGFL; from the coding sequence ATGAGATTAAAGCCTAACCATGTCCGCTATATTGTGAGTAAAATTGCCCAAGACTTAGTTCAATCTCCGCTTTTGGAGCTCAAGGGCTCTTTAGAAGTGCTCACCAAAATCACACAAGCCGTATTGCAAGAGCATGTCAGCCAAGAAGCTGCCATCGATGATAGAGTGCGTGATTTACTTGAGGAAAACTTAGACCAGATAGAATTCATGCGCATGGATGAAAGACGACTCTTTTGGGACATTAAGAAGCAAGTTGCCCTTGAAAACGGGTTTGCTTTGGGTTGGGAGGATCGCTGTAATTTGCTCTCCCATGAGATTTTAGAAAAAATCTTAGATGAAGACCTGCTTATGTTTTCTGTATCTGAAAACAGAATCCGTAATGTGATTTTTAAGTCCATTGATACCTACGCCAAGCTCTATGAAAGCGTGGAAACAGAGGTGAGCGAAAAGATCAAGCACTATAAACGCAAACTTCCCGTTGGCAGCGATGAATACGAATTGGTCTTTGAACGCATGTATGAGGAAGAATTAAGGCGCAAGGGATTTCTATGA
- a CDS encoding disulfide bond formation protein B, producing MQAQRFYFLFSLAIIAIIALPVGIANLILGFVYHDSPCIQCWGERQSMVYIALGGLFILRYGLKPKYIAILVLIVAGGLYQSFYHLGNHALEDVGQGFALEIFGLHTQFWAELVFWIALLVLGLLLLKAPNFQEQGPRQLTRSNLWAFGIFSFLVASNMLQALISTGPFPYLGHGDPVRFSWRMAENIWSTSNWGHMGFPRRLGKRVVDGPILADSSHQWESDYRKAPLEIHKNLTLLQTQISPLKLNAPISDLNFLAAKETPQTAKAPTKPSLLQTIETDIFGKHSDGCAPALKPQPYTFSPETFAGNNALLKNAFLIATQKEGLYVVDKKLQRILAHLVLDKHYSVTVEHFVGANMVGNLIRLMGANKSSVDVAYNPGAKNNFANFLEGAHHFNEIGRNRLRTSRASTYYILSARSDGTHTYMLTVPNKRYKQLILVGMLDQDLGLSSETVVRPLKNNPLKKGRTLGEFYITGLAFYQGRLFALSKAYNALLVINPYNATIIDAYGLPPSVKNPTALTFVNNALIVSGYSNRHDIFYTLGISNLSLDLPPAEKPTLKAPILQAHGC from the coding sequence ATGCAGGCGCAACGCTTTTATTTCCTCTTCTCCCTTGCCATCATCGCCATTATAGCGTTGCCGGTGGGAATCGCTAATCTCATTTTAGGCTTCGTTTATCACGACTCGCCTTGCATCCAATGTTGGGGCGAGCGCCAAAGCATGGTCTATATCGCTTTAGGTGGGTTGTTTATCTTGCGCTATGGCTTAAAGCCTAAATACATTGCTATTTTGGTGTTAATCGTAGCAGGCGGGCTTTATCAAAGTTTTTACCATTTAGGCAACCACGCCCTAGAAGATGTGGGGCAGGGCTTTGCTTTAGAGATTTTTGGACTACACACGCAGTTTTGGGCGGAGCTTGTGTTTTGGATAGCTTTGCTGGTGCTAGGCTTGCTATTGCTAAAAGCCCCCAATTTCCAAGAGCAAGGTCCTCGCCAACTCACCCGCTCTAACCTTTGGGCTTTTGGGATTTTTAGCTTTTTGGTGGCTTCAAACATGTTGCAAGCCCTTATCTCCACAGGGCCTTTTCCTTACCTAGGGCATGGCGACCCGGTCCGCTTTTCATGGCGCATGGCGGAAAATATTTGGAGCACAAGCAATTGGGGGCATATGGGCTTTCCTCGAAGGCTAGGCAAGCGCGTAGTTGATGGACCTATTTTAGCCGACAGCTCTCATCAATGGGAGAGCGATTACCGCAAAGCTCCCCTTGAGATCCACAAAAACCTAACACTCCTGCAAACTCAAATCAGCCCCTTAAAATTAAACGCCCCCATCAGCGATTTAAACTTTTTAGCCGCCAAGGAAACCCCCCAAACCGCCAAAGCTCCCACCAAGCCTAGTTTACTCCAGACGATCGAAACGGATATTTTTGGCAAACACAGCGATGGGTGTGCTCCCGCCTTAAAGCCCCAACCCTACACTTTTTCGCCAGAAACCTTTGCTGGCAACAACGCCCTTTTAAAGAACGCCTTCCTAATTGCCACGCAAAAAGAAGGGTTATATGTAGTCGATAAAAAGTTGCAAAGAATCTTGGCCCACCTAGTGCTAGATAAGCATTACTCCGTAACAGTGGAGCATTTCGTGGGGGCGAATATGGTGGGCAATCTCATCCGTTTAATGGGGGCGAATAAAAGCAGTGTAGATGTCGCCTACAATCCCGGAGCCAAGAATAACTTTGCCAACTTCTTAGAAGGGGCACACCATTTCAACGAGATTGGGCGCAACCGCTTACGCACAAGTCGCGCTTCCACCTACTATATCCTAAGTGCTAGAAGCGATGGCACCCATACCTACATGCTGACCGTGCCAAACAAACGCTACAAGCAATTAATCTTAGTGGGCATGCTCGATCAAGATTTGGGCTTAAGTTCGGAAACTGTGGTGCGTCCGTTGAAAAACAACCCCCTCAAAAAAGGGCGCACACTCGGAGAGTTTTACATCACAGGGTTAGCCTTTTATCAAGGACGGCTCTTTGCCCTAAGTAAAGCCTACAACGCCCTTTTAGTCATCAACCCCTACAACGCCACAATCATAGACGCTTACGGCTTGCCCCCTAGTGTGAAAAACCCGACTGCGCTGACTTTTGTCAACAACGCCTTGATCGTCAGCGGTTATAGCAATAGACATGACATTTTTTATACCTTAGGCATTTCTAACTTATCGCTAGACTTGCCCCCCGCTGAAAAACCCACTCTTAAAGCACCCATTTTACAAGCGCATGGTTGCTGA
- a CDS encoding HP0495 family protein, producing MDSKTAIIYPCLWEYRLITDKPQGLLDELPGLLAPLKYQVCTKNKSAQGKYTSLQLSLVVSSKQEQHALFEKLSNHALVKWVL from the coding sequence ATGGATTCTAAAACCGCCATCATCTACCCCTGTTTATGGGAATACCGCCTCATCACCGACAAACCCCAAGGGCTCTTGGACGAATTACCCGGTTTGCTCGCCCCCCTAAAATACCAAGTATGCACTAAAAACAAAAGCGCACAAGGCAAATACACGAGCCTGCAACTCTCTTTGGTTGTGAGTAGCAAACAAGAGCAACACGCCCTCTTTGAGAAACTCAGCAACCATGCGCTTGTAAAATGGGTGCTTTAA
- a CDS encoding YbgC/FadM family acyl-CoA thioesterase — protein sequence MQFRVYYEDTDSTGLVYHANYLKFCERARSEVFFRVGVVPQNTQGGFVIKSLQAEFITPALLGDCLQVSTQILELKRVSLSLQQEILRQEQRLFRMRIKLAFIDLATKKPTSIPQKFLEILHGF from the coding sequence ATGCAATTTCGGGTTTACTATGAGGACACAGACAGCACGGGGTTAGTTTACCACGCCAATTATTTAAAATTTTGCGAGCGGGCGAGGAGTGAAGTGTTTTTTAGAGTGGGAGTAGTTCCGCAAAACACGCAAGGTGGCTTCGTGATTAAAAGCCTACAAGCCGAGTTCATCACCCCAGCTCTTTTGGGTGATTGTTTGCAAGTGAGCACCCAAATTTTAGAGCTCAAAAGAGTGAGTTTAAGCTTGCAACAAGAAATTTTACGGCAAGAGCAAAGACTCTTTCGCATGCGCATTAAACTTGCCTTCATTGACCTAGCCACAAAAAAACCCACCTCCATCCCCCAAAAATTTTTGGAGATTTTACATGGATTCTAA